The following coding sequences lie in one Zingiber officinale cultivar Zhangliang chromosome 2B, Zo_v1.1, whole genome shotgun sequence genomic window:
- the LOC122047421 gene encoding uncharacterized protein LOC122047421, translating to MLHCLLHSHLNASSPFHPFSHHVRRLASSSKVIPLPPIPSSFRVPKLKSLRGGSCLRVTSSLLEAPVIWVGRLCIFYALLKAGLAGSQSNPLVPSDLSDDGDDLGFANWIGMLRGRSGDKEATDRRKLVRKWHPTTKGTLKRNYRVPSKAEGQRLLRAVASLLSEDDHFVDATSHKGCQIRRESAHGESVCCNNVRALFDELPTPHLVVEITAFPAGPLTDKDYVKAEKLERVLRSGSSI from the exons ATGCTTCACTGTCTCCTCCATTCCCATCTCAACGCATCTTCTCCTTTCCATCCTTTCTCCCACCATGTCAGGCGCCTCGCCTCGTCGTCCAAAGTCATACCCCTGCCTCCCATCCCCTCCTCTTTCAGGGTGCCCAAGCTCAAGTCATTGCGCGGAGGGAGTTGCCTGAGGGTGACCTCTTCCTTGCTCGAAGCCCCTGTGATCTGGGTCGGCAGGCTCTGCATCTTCTACGCCCTTCTCAAGGCCGGCCTTGCCGGATCGCAGTCCAACCCGTTGGTTCCTTCGG ATTTGAGCGACGATGGTGACGATTTGGGATTTGCCAACTGGATTGGGATGCTACGGGGTAGATCAG GTGATAAAGAGGCAACTGATCGGAGGAAGCTGGTTAGGAAGTGGCACCCAACAACAAAGGGTACCTTAAAGAGAAATTACAGAGTACCTTCGAAGGCTGAAGGCCAAAGACTTCTACGAGCCGTTGCATCATTGCTTTCCGAGGATGATCATTTTGTGGATGCGACCTCACACAAG GGTTGTCAGATACGAAGGGAGAGCGCTCATGGAGAAAGTGTTTGTTGCAATAATGTAAGAGCTCTATTTGATGAACTTCCCACTCCACATCTTGTTGTTGAGATCACAGCATTTCCTGCCGGACCACTTACCGATAAGGATTACGTTAAGGCTGAGAAGCTAGAGAGGGTTCTGAGGTCTGGATCTTCCATCTGA